CACCGAGACAACGGACATCATGAACGCCATCACAGGGTTCGACTACACACCGCAGCAAGTCCTCGAGGTGGGCGAGCGAGTCTTCAATCTGCAGCGCCTTATAAATGTGGCAGACGGCATCTCCAGGGCAGATGATAGGATGCCTCCCAAGATGTTCCGCCCGGCGACCGAGGGCTTCAGAGCCGGAAAGGTGCCGGAGGGATTCGACGAGGAGCTCTCGCGCTACTATGAACTGCGTGGATGGGACAGAAACGGCATCCCCACCCCGGAGAAACTTCGCTTGCTCGGACTCGGCTCGGAGGTCAAGTAGAGTGAAGGTAGAGATCGTGTACTTCTCGATACTGGAAAGGCTGGCGGGCAAGCCCTGCGAGGAGATCTTGCTGCCGGACGGAGCCAGGATTGAGGACGCTGTCCAGGCCGCATGCGCGGCCCACGGAGAGGACCTTCGCCGGGCGCTCTTAGGAGAAGGCCGCAGGTACATGGGGACTTTCCTAAGGAACGGTCAGGTCGCGAACGCCGACACTCCTCTCGCCGATGGAGATCGGGTGACCTTCCTCATGCCGTTGTCAGGCGGGTAGGCGGCGCGCAGCGGACCAACGCAGCCACCGGCGCCGTGAACAAGTCGCAAGCAAGGATAACGGGCCGACCTAGCTCACATTGGGCTCAGGCCGGCCCTGTTCATCTGGGCATCTTGGCCAATCCTCAGCTTACGTTCTTAGCCAGCTGGAGGCAGCTAGCGCATACGTGCTTGTCCTTGAACGTCCGCACATCCTCGGTGCTCCCGCAGAACGTGCAGAACGGCTTGAACTTCTTGAGCACGACGTTCTCCCCGTCCACGTAGATCGCCACTGGATCGTTCTCCCCGATTTCGAGGTTACGCCTGAGGTCCATCGGGATGACAATGCGCCCCAGCGTGTCAACTTTGCGGACAATTCCTGTAGATCTCATAGTGCGACTCCTCCCCGCTGCAGTTGGTGCAATGCCGAGCTGTGAGTCTCCGCATGTGAACGGCCGGTGTCTTGGGACGCCGGCCATGGGATGTGGTTCACTCACATATGTTTTGACGAGGCTCGACGCGATTTGTTCAATATTCTCTAGGATTTTGTTCCGGTCTTCACAGCTTGAGTTGAGGCCTACACACCCGGCTGGAATAGCTGCTTGGGCATGGAACTCAGCACTTCCACACCGGTCTCGGTTATGATGACCGTGTCTTCGACCTGAAACCCGCCAAGGTCGGGCACATACTTCCCGGCCTCGACACATATCACCATGCCAGGCTCGATGACCATTTCGTTGCCCGCCCTGAGCAACGGTTCCTCGTGGACTTCAAGACCTACTCCATGCCCAACGTGCTCACGGCGGAGAGAGGGATCGATCGTCCGCCCGGCTTCCACCGCTTTGCGGTAGACTTCATCTGCGGTAGCTCCTGGTCGGAGCGCTGCGAGCGCGGTCTCCTGTGTTTTGAGGATCGTGTCGTATACCTTCTGCTGCTCCGCCGTGGGTTTCCTGCCAAACACGAAAGTTCTTGCCAGGTCTCCCCAGTACCCGTCGTAGATGGCACCGAAGTCGAACCGGAAAACCTCGCCCGGCCGTATTCGCTCATCCCTGGGGTTGTTGTGAACGAACGCGGACCTCGTGCCCCCGCCGACCATTGTGAAGCCTATGGTCTCCGCGCCGTCCAGGAGCGACGTTGCCCGTCCTTCGGACGCCACCCGTATCTCGGTGTGTCCTGCCGCGGCGAGCTCGATCATCCTGCGGCATCCCTTCTCCGTAGCTTCCTCCGCCCTCCTCAGGCGGCGGATCTCCTCGGCCATCTTGACCGCACGCGCACTCTTCAGAAGGCCCGTGCAGTCCTTGAAGGACGCGGAAGGGGCGACGGCTCTGATTCTATCCAATACATCTACAGGAAGGAATCCCTGTTCAACTCCGATTGTCCCAGATTCCAGACCCCGCTCGTGCAGCACCTGTGCGATGTACTTGTACTTGTCCGTGATCAGCCCGGAATCATTGTCAGTCTTGAACTCAGTGTAGCCCACGATGTTTTCTGAAGGTATCCACGAGAGCTCGCGCGTATGCCTGAGATCCGCGGATGGAACGATGGCGACTGGGCTCGCATCAGGGTCGCTGAAATAGACAACATATGAGAGTCTGTCACGAATTGATCTGCTGCCCATCGGGTGAAATCCGGATATGTAGATCGCGTTCTCCGGCTTCGCCACGATTATCGCCGCAAGACCTGACCGGGCCAGAAGGCTGTCCAGCCTCGTCTTGTTCAGTAACATGGTTGAACCTCCGTTCCTGCAAGTATGCGGTTCACTCACACCCCTACTGCCTGCCGGGCCGCGCTGCCGCAGCATGCTGCCCCGGCGCACGACCCCGTAGGACCACCGCAATGGCCACGAGCGCGAGTCCCGCAGCGTCCGTCTGCGCACCCGGCAGCATGGTCACTATGGCTGCCGCGAGCAAGAGCGCCCGCTGCGCCATGTTGAGGCGCCCCAGTACGTACGCATGGCCTTCAACAGCCGCTCCCAGAAGGATGACACCGATGACAGCAGTCACCAGGGAGTATGCCACTTGTAGGACCGGGCCTTCCAGGATGAGCGCCGGTCCGTAGACAAACATGTACGGAACTATGAAGGCAGCTATGCTGAGCTTCAGACCCGCCCAACCTACTTTCGCGGGGCTCGCTCCCGCGATACCTGCGGCGGTATAGGACGCCAGCGCCACCGGAGGAGTGACCATAGCGAGCAGAGAGAAGTAGAAGATGAACAGGTGCGCTGTGAACATGGGGACGCCCGCTTGCGTCAGCGCGGGTCCTACAACCGACGCTGCGATGATATATGCTGCGGCCGTAGGCAATCCCATACCCAGCATCATGCTGAGTACCATGGCCGCGACCAGAAGCAGGAACAGGTTGCCGCCTGATAGCTTGACGAGGACCGTTCCGATCTTGAGCCCGAGCCCGGTCATGGCAAGAACACCGATTATGATCCCAGCCGTGGTACACGAGGCGACGATGTTGAGCACGCCCATCGCCCCGTTGGAGACTGCCTCTGGAATGGATCTCCATCTGAGCTTCACGCCTCGCGTGAGCATCGGCCCGATGAGCGTTGTGACGATACCGAGGACCGCCGCGCGCGATGTGCTGACCCTGAAGACCAGGAGGGATACGAAGATGACCACGATCGGGACTAAGAATCCCCATCGGTCCCGGAGAATCCTGAGGGGATCGGGCAGCTCCGCCCTGGGCATCCCACGAAGATTCATCCTGATTGCCTCTAGGTCGACCATGATGAGCACGGCAAGGAAGTACAGGATCGCAGGGAACATGGCCTTGATGGCCAGGACCGAATAGGAGACTCCCACGATCTCGGCAAGAATGAACGCCGTCGATCCCATCACGGGAGGCATGATCTGCCCGCCTGTCGAAGCAGCTGCCTCCACCCCTCCCGCAAAATGGGGCTTGTAGCCGATTCTCTTCATCAGCGGGATGGTAAACGCGCCGGTGGCGGCGACGTTCGCCACGGAACTCCCGGAGATTGTGCCAAAGAGTGCACTCGAGAGCACAGCCACCTTGGCAGGCCCACCTCGTGCGTGGCCGGCAACCCCGGTCGCGAGGTCTATGAAGACCTGTCCTCCGCCCAGCTTCTCAAGGAAGGCGCCGAAAAGGATGAAGAGAAAAACGTAGGAAGAGGCCGCCGAAAGCGCGGTCCCAAAGATGCCGGTATCGCTGTACATGTAGGTAATGACCCGGTCCAGAGCGAAACCACTGTGCCCTAGGAAACCCGGGATATGCTGCCCCAACAGCCCATAAGCCAGGAATCCGATACCCACCAGGGCCAATGCGGATCCGCTCGCCCTCCTTGTTATCTCAAGGCTGACCAGTATAGTTATGGCGGCAAACACCACGTCAGGCGTGGTCGGAAAGGCGCCTATGCGCCAGACCATCTGGTTGTACTCCAGTGCATAGTATGATGTACATGCTATGGCCGCAGCCACCAGGATGATGTCCGTCACCCAGGCCAGCGTCTTTCTCTTCTCCAATAGGCTCGTATAGGCTAGGAGAGTGAGGACGGAGGCGAATGCAAGGTTCACCGGGAGGTGGATCCACGGCCCCACGGGCACGAAAACGAGGACTACAAGGTTGAATACGGAGTAGCACATGGCGAGCGTGAACACCAGCCCCCCGAGCCATCGGGGCAGGTGCCTCTTACCCGATGTCGCAATGTCTCCAAGCGTCTCGGGTGTTCGTCCCATGCAATCCACGTCCTCTCCTGTAATTGTCAGATTGAGGGAGGGTGCCCGACCTTTCGTCCGAGACGGCCGGGCCCCTCGCGCGCATTGCCTAGTTCCCCGGCTTGATCGGTCCCTGCTACTTGCTTTCTGGTGGCAGGAGGTTAGCGGGGATCTCTATACCTTTCTCGCGGTAGTAACGGACCGCACCCGGGTGGAGCGGTATGACCGAGTGCACGATATTCTCGGGAGCAAGTTCCTTGCCTGCGGCGGTTGCAGCCTCGAATTCGTGTTTGTTCTCGAACACTGCCTTGACGATTTGGTAGACAAGATCATCCGGGAGGTCCTTATCGCCGATAGCGTAGTTCCAGAACACGAAGGTGTTAATGTCCTTGGGCTGGTTGTCGTAAGTGTTCGCCGGAATCACGCCCTTGGAGAAGTAAGGGTACTTCTTGGTGACCGCGTCCACGTCGGCAGGGTCTATGTCTACCATGCGGATCTTGTGTGTCGACTGGAGGTCGAGGATCATGGAGGTCGGTAGGCCCATGACGAATATGACCACGTCTAGCTTGCCGTCTTTCATCAGATCGATGGCGTTCCCGGTCTGCAGGTACAGCTGGTCTTTCGGCTTGATTCCGAGAGTCTCCAAGGCATAGCGCATCGCGATGTCAGGTGTGCCGCCCGGCATCGACATGTGTACCCTCTTGCCCTCGAGATCCCTGATGGTGTTGATGGGGAGCTTGGCCAAAGTCACCATTTCGAAGTAGCTTGAATACGTGGTGAACAAGGCACGCATCCTCTGGTACTTGCGGCCGTTCGCCCAGCCGAGTCCGTTCCACCCTTCGTAGGCGGCGGCGGCAGATGCGTAGGCCAGCTTCATCTCGCCTCTCTCCATCAGCTGGATATTGGCGGACGGCCCGTTTGTGGCCTGGATCGTGGCGACGGCATTAGGGACTTTGTCTGTGATGATTTTGGCCCATGGCGCGCCGAAGATGTAGTAGGTGCCTCCGAGAGTGCTGGTCCCGATGACGAAGTTCCAGTTCGCCGCGGACAGTGCCGCCGGAAAAGCCAAAGCCAGCACGAGCAGGGCAAGTACCGCGATTCTAATTGCCTTCACAGATATCCCTCCTCAATGATGATCGATTGATACTGAGTCTCCTGGTGTGGCACAGCGCTGTTGCCCTTACCAGTTCCTAGGCTGTGAGGACAACCCGTTCTCCACTATCTCCCCGAGCATGGTAATCAGAGCGAGTTGAGTTGCAGAAGAAGTCCCGTCCACGTACATGCACTGGCTCGTATAGAGCCCGTCCATGGCCCCTGCCCTGACACAAGCATCAAGCATCCGGTACTCTGTTTCATTGTCCTGCAGTACTCTCTTGTTTTCGAGCATGAACGCGAGCATGGCCGAAATGCCGTATGCGCCCCAGTTTGATATGGCCGCAGCGACTAGGACGTCCGCCCCTGTGACAGTTGCGATGCCTGCGCCGCAAGGGCACTGGCACTTCGCCCCGTACTTCTGGATTCTCTTCACATCCTCGTGAATCAGCCCGAATCCGATCTCGTTCCCACCGTCGCCAATTCCCACCGTGGGCACCCCTGCTGCCATCGCCCGCTCCACGAGGAACTTGACATTCGCGACAACGTCAGGGCTCCTCCCTACACCCATGATGCTGTGGTACCTGCCGCTCGCGCTCGGCCCGTGTTTCTCCACGGTGATGACAGCCTTGGGCTGGAACTTCTCCATCAGATCCCGAGCGGTTTCGTCGCCCGCCACCTCACCCAGAGGGTACGGGATAGCGAGAGCCACATGCGACCTCTCCTCGAACATCTTCTCATCTACGACAGTGATCGCTGCAGCCTCCAACGCCGCCACGACCGGCGCAAGGCACCTCTCCTCAGCGACCACTATCGGCTTCGCGCCGAGGCCCAAGTCAAGGGCCCGTGCGAGCGACGCCGCTCCCGTAGGGCCATCCGTCTCGCCCTTAGGAAGCCACGGCGGAACCCCGGCCCCAGTTGCAATTATCACTCGGTCACCAGGCTTGATCGCATCGATCAAGGTCTTGGCCGCCAGGTAAGTGAGGGGCTCGCCTTGTTTCTTCCGGGCGGCGTCGTAGAGCTGGTGAGTCACGCCTCTGGGCAGCCCACCCTGGACCCTCATCTCCGTGTTCACTAGGCGGTCCACATACTCCGCAACGACTCGCGCCACTTGCACTACCTCCGTCTCTAGTCTTCCGGGCACGCAGCGATGAGCTCGATCTCCACCTCAGCCCCGCCGGCTAGGGCTGAGACCTCCACGCAGGATCTCGCGGGCAGGGGATTGTTGAAGAATTCGCGGTAGATGGAGTTCAGTTCCCCAACCCGTGCCAGGTCTGTGACGAAGACCGTGGTCTTGAGCACCATGTCCATGGAGGAACCCGCCGACTCCAGCAGATCCCTGAGGTTGGTCATGGTCCGTCTGGCCTGAGCCTCGAACCCCGCCTCGAGCTTACCCGTTGCCGGGTCCCGGCCAAGTTGCCCGGAGAGAAACAACAGGTTCCCGAATCTGATCCCCTGTGACAAGGGACTTGATGACCGGGCGACCGAGGGGCTCATGATCTCCGTCCTCTGCTGCTGTGTTGCCAAAAAACCGCCTCCCTGATGATGCTTCGATGGTGATGCAGATCACACCTCATAGGGCTCCGCCGCTTCCCTGTCCCCACCTCGCTTCATCCCCCGCGCAGCCCTCGCCATTTCGAGGTAACTGTACACGGTGTATCTGGACACACCGAGCCGGCTTGCAACCCAGTCCACCGCGCCCCGAATGAGAAAGACGCCCTTCTCGTCGAGGTAACCCACGACCTGCATCTTGTCTTCCTTGGTCATCTGCTCGACTGATTTGGCGCTTTCCTCAATGGTCTTCGAGATCAGGTGCCCGAGAATATCGAGCACGTCCGCGTTCGCAACTTCGACAACCTTGTCGGAGGGAGGGGCGAGATCGTTCAAGCGCGTGAAGTCCTCGAAAAAGCGCTTGGCTGTGACGAACGTGGATAGATCGAAGTTGATGCAGACCGCCCCAACCACATCACGCTCGCTGTCCCTGATTACAATGGTCGTGGATTTCACGACTTTCCCCTCGGGCGTGATGGTGCGGTAGTTGACGAGCATGTCCTCGTTGAAGTCCGGCGAGCGCAGGACCTTCCATACCAAGTCCCTTATGCCCTCGCCCACCTTCCGGCCTGTGACCGTATCGTTGAACACGGCAATCACCGATGTCTTGGGCCGGCTCAAGTCGTGAACCACCACTTCACAACTGGGGCCAAAGGTCTGGGCCACACCCCTGGCGACTGTGATGAGCGCCTCGAGAACTGGATTCCTTGTCTCGGACTCCATGGTTGTTCACCACCTTCCGTCCGTCGTCGCAGATATTCAACGCACAAACTGAATTCCCTGCAGATATACAACAAAATTTGTTGAGAAACCCTACAATACATGTTGAAGGTAATTTGGCCAACAAAACACGCGAAGAGGGCAGGGTCCGGACTTCGCGTCTCGCCCTCTGCCCTCTTCTGCCGTCGTCCTGCTCAGGTTCTTTCAGCCGGGCCGTCCCGGGCTCAGTCTCCCTTGATCTCTATACCTCCCATGATCGCCCTGCACCTGATGATGACCTTCTTCGGAGACCCCTCAGGTCCGCGTTGGCTGAATCTCCGGCTGGAGATGACCCCGCCTGTGCTCTCTCGGAAGAAATCGACCCCGCCTAGGACCGCCGTGCCCTCGCACTCAATGGCGAGGTCCCTCGGCGCCTTGATGTCCATGCCGCCCATGACCGCAGTGAGGTCGAGAAACACTTCCCGGTCGGGTATGTCAGCCACCGTCAGGTCCATGTTGACGCCGCCCATGAAGGCAACGTAGGCGCCGTCTTTCAGCTCCCAGCCGTCGTTCTTGAGCTCGGTGACACTCATCACGCCCCACCTCGTGTCCCCTCGGGTGGTGCTGGAGCGAAGCAAGTTCAGACCTATCAGTATGATCACAACCGGCCAGAACACTCCCCATACCCAGCGGAGATCGAAACGGTAGAAGCCAGTCGTGCGTCCGAGGAGCAGAAGCCCTATTATCAGCACGATCCAGGCGCCAACATCGCCTCCACCCCTCTCCTCGCGCGGTTGCAGGATCACACTGAGACCCCAGAGCACCAGGATCAACGGCCAGTAAGATTCGATGAACTCACCGACATCGATCCTGGTCGCGCCGAAGTTGTTCAGAAGCAACACGATTCCGATCACCGCGATTACAATTCCCATCACCATGGTGAATGCGTTCGGGCGTCCCATGTCGAAAACCTCCCCTGCGCGCCAGCGCGCTTCTCGAACCTTGGTCAAAACGCGGCCGGATACCCATCCTTCCGGGGTTCGCTTCCGGCGATCATAACTCCCGTATCAGGGTCGCGCCAAATAATCTGGGCGCCGCCGAATCCAGCCATTTCCGCCTCCACCCGGACCGAATGTCCCATCTGTGCAAGTTCGCGGGCAGTCTCCGCGCCTATCCCCGACTCCACGGCAACCACACCTCCGCCCATCACTCGGATTCTAGGGCAGTCGACAGAGGACTGGGGGTTCAGACCGTGGTCCACAATCCCCGATACTACCTGCACATGCCCTTGAGGCTGCATATCTCCACCCATAACCCCGAAAGCCGCGACCGGTGTTCCTCTGTACATAAGGAAACCGGGGATAATGGTGTGGAAAGGCCTCTTCCCCGGCGCAAGCTCGTTAGGGTGCCCTGGAGCCAGAGAGAACCCCGCGCCGCGGTTCTGCAGAGAGATCCCCGTGCCTGGCACGACGATGCCGGACCCAAAGCCCATGTAGTTCGACTGGATATACGATACCATCACGCCACTTTCATCCGCGGCGCACAAGTAGACTGTGTCACCGGGACCCGGAAGCCCTGAACACGCCTCGCCACCTGCACGTCTGGGATGTATTGTCTCCCGTCGGTGCGCTGCGTGAGTCTTAGAAAGGAGTTGGGCGATGGGAACCGGGGCAGACCTCGGGTCAGCAATGTGGGCGTGGCCATCTGCGAGAGCAAGCCTCAACGCCTCAATGACCAGATGAAGCGAGTCCGCCGAGAGCTGGGGGATTCTCCCCATATCATAACCCTCGAGTATGTTGAGGGCAATCAGGGCAACGAGACCTTGGCCATTCGGGGGGATCTCAAACACCTCATAACCCCGATAGGATGTAGAGATGGGATCGACCCACTCAGGAGCGTGTGACGCCAAATCCTCGCGGGTGATGTACCCGCCCGTTCGCTCGGCGTGGGATGCGACAGCATCCGCGAGAGCGCCCCTGTAGAAAGCCTCGCCCCCGGTCTCGCCGATCAACCGGAGAGACCGAGCGAGATCAGCACAAGAGAAGATCTCCCCTGGTGCGGGCGCGCGCCCGTGCGGGAGGAAGGCGCGGGCGAAGTCGGGGAGCGTCCCGAATCGCTTCTCTGCAGCTCTCCAGTGGCCCGCGATCACGGGGGGAACGGGGGCGCCCCTCTCGGCGTACTCCACCGCAGGGCGGAGCACCTCAGAGAGGGGCATTGTTCCGAACCTACGAGACAGGGCGGACCACGCGGAGACGGCTCCGGGCACGGTCACAGGCAGCCAGCCCTCCGTCGGGATCGAGGCATAGCCTTCGCTCCGTAGACCCTCCGCGGAAAGGCTCATTGGAGCTCGGCCGGAGGCATTCAGGCCATAGAGCTGCCCATCCCATACGAGGGCAAACGCGTCGCCTCCCAGCCCGTTCGAGGTCGGTTCGAGGACCACAAGCGCGGCGGCGGCGGCAAGCGCGGCGTCCACCGCGTTTCCACCTGACATGAGCATTCTCAAGCCCGCCTGAGCCGCGAGGGGATGGCTGGTCGCAACCACGCCGCGCATTCCCATTACAGGCGAGCGCCGGGACGGGTAGGGCTGAGAGTAATCGAAATGAACCACTTCTGCACCTCCTGTGACGGCTGCGGTGCCGTCAGAGCCCCCCGCCGGGCATCAGGCGCCTTTCGTCGGACTCAGAGGCCCTGCTGGACATCAGAAACGCCGCGTTGGATACCACGCCACCCCGATTGACCCAGGGCCGGCGTAGGAGCCGATGATGGTATTACACTCACAGGTGATCAACTCTTCACAGGAGAAACGCGATCGCACCGCCGCCTCCCACTCCGCCGCCTGCTTGAGCGCGTCCGCGTGGATCACCGCCGCGCGGATCGGAACATTCGGAGGAGTCGTTTGGCTCATCAGATCCAGGACCCTGGGAAGTAGTCGCGACGCCCCGCGGACCCGCTCCACCGGCAGAACCTCCGCGTTTTCAATGGTGATCACCGGCTTGATGCCAAGAAGGGTCCCGAGGAAAACCGACGCCCGACCGATTCGCCCACTCTTTTCGAGGTAGGCCAGGTTGTCGATGGTGAACAACAGCCTCATGGAGGCAACGGCATGCCTGATGGCGTCCCGGACTTCATCGACGCTCCTCCGAGCGTTCGCCGCCTCCGCCGCCTCGAGGACGGCGAATCCCAGCCCCATCGAGACCCATCCACTATCTACCACTTCTACGACGTTTGTGCCGACTAGCTGGGCGCCCAAGGCCGCGCTGGCGCATACCCCGCTCAACTTCGAGGCCAGATGTATGGAGAATACGTAGTCGTTGTGTTGGAGAAGGCCCTGGTAAACCTGGGCGAATTCCGCCGGAGTCGGCTGCGAAGTCTTCGGACACTCCCTTGAATCGCGTAACCTCTTGAAGAACTCTGCCGTGGACAAGTCGACCTGGTCGCGGAAGACCTCCTCGCCGAAGCGCACGTAGTCCGGGATTACAGTTATCCCGTGGGCTTGGGCGAGTTCGGCCGGGAGGTCGCAGGTGCTGTCTGTTACTATGGCAATTCGGGACATGCTATTCCCTCCATGTGCCTGCATGTTGACACCAGTGCAAGAATATCATGGCAGGAGGGTATCGAGAAGGTGCGAGAATTGAATCACAGCCAAAACAGGGCCGGCTCCGATTCCACGGACCGACCCTTCGAAAGACTACAACCCGCCAGCTCAGTCACTGGATTCTGTACGCGCGGACACCTTCCTCGTAGAGGTCTCCCCCATAGATGTCGTTCACCACGAACACCGGGAAATCCTCGACGTGGAGTCTCCTGATAGCCTCAGTCCCGAGGTCCTCGTAGGCCACTACCTCAGCCGACACGATTCGCTCTGCGAGCAGCGCGCCGGCTCCCCCGATGGCGGCGAAGTAAACGGCCCCGAACTTCTTCATAGCCTCCCGAACCTCGGTGGAGCGCGAGCCTTTGCCGATCATTCCCCGGAGACCGTACTCCATCAGGATCGGCGCATAAGGGTCCATGCGCCCGCTGGTGGTGGGACCTGCGGACCCTATCGGCCGTCCGGGCTGCGCGGGAGTCGGACCCACGTAGTATATGATCTGGCCGGCAAGATCGAACGGCAACTCATGCCCTTCCCTTATCAGGGCGACGAGCCTCTTGTGGGCGGCGTCCCTCGCGGTATATATGACCCCTGAGATGCTGACCTCATCGCCCGTTCTGAGTTGCCTCACTGTGTCATAGACAAGCGGAGTGACTATCCTCTTGACCACATTTCGCAGCCCCTTCCTCAACGTGCGGCAGGCCGGCCGGACGGTTCTTCTCAGATCACAGCGGTCTCGTGCGGTGATACGTGGCAGTTTATGTTGACAGCCACCGGCAGGCTTGCGATGTGGCACGGCAACGCTTCGATGTGCACTGCAAGAGCAGTGATCCGTCCACCCAAGCCTTGCGGGCCGATGCCGAGCTTGTTGATCTCCACGAGAAGCTCGTCTTCTAGGGCGGCGTAGGCCGGATCCGGGTTGTGACTGCCCATGGGGCGCACGAGAGC
This sequence is a window from Bacillota bacterium. Protein-coding genes within it:
- a CDS encoding MoaD/ThiS family protein, yielding MKVEIVYFSILERLAGKPCEEILLPDGARIEDAVQAACAAHGEDLRRALLGEGRRYMGTFLRNGQVANADTPLADGDRVTFLMPLSGG
- a CDS encoding AbrB/MazE/SpoVT family DNA-binding domain-containing protein, encoding MRSTGIVRKVDTLGRIVIPMDLRRNLEIGENDPVAIYVDGENVVLKKFKPFCTFCGSTEDVRTFKDKHVCASCLQLAKNVS
- a CDS encoding Xaa-Pro peptidase family protein, giving the protein MLLNKTRLDSLLARSGLAAIIVAKPENAIYISGFHPMGSRSIRDRLSYVVYFSDPDASPVAIVPSADLRHTRELSWIPSENIVGYTEFKTDNDSGLITDKYKYIAQVLHERGLESGTIGVEQGFLPVDVLDRIRAVAPSASFKDCTGLLKSARAVKMAEEIRRLRRAEEATEKGCRRMIELAAAGHTEIRVASEGRATSLLDGAETIGFTMVGGGTRSAFVHNNPRDERIRPGEVFRFDFGAIYDGYWGDLARTFVFGRKPTAEQQKVYDTILKTQETALAALRPGATADEVYRKAVEAGRTIDPSLRREHVGHGVGLEVHEEPLLRAGNEMVIEPGMVICVEAGKYVPDLGGFQVEDTVIITETGVEVLSSMPKQLFQPGV
- a CDS encoding TRAP transporter permease is translated as MGRTPETLGDIATSGKRHLPRWLGGLVFTLAMCYSVFNLVVLVFVPVGPWIHLPVNLAFASVLTLLAYTSLLEKRKTLAWVTDIILVAAAIACTSYYALEYNQMVWRIGAFPTTPDVVFAAITILVSLEITRRASGSALALVGIGFLAYGLLGQHIPGFLGHSGFALDRVITYMYSDTGIFGTALSAASSYVFLFILFGAFLEKLGGGQVFIDLATGVAGHARGGPAKVAVLSSALFGTISGSSVANVAATGAFTIPLMKRIGYKPHFAGGVEAAASTGGQIMPPVMGSTAFILAEIVGVSYSVLAIKAMFPAILYFLAVLIMVDLEAIRMNLRGMPRAELPDPLRILRDRWGFLVPIVVIFVSLLVFRVSTSRAAVLGIVTTLIGPMLTRGVKLRWRSIPEAVSNGAMGVLNIVASCTTAGIIIGVLAMTGLGLKIGTVLVKLSGGNLFLLLVAAMVLSMMLGMGLPTAAAYIIAASVVGPALTQAGVPMFTAHLFIFYFSLLAMVTPPVALASYTAAGIAGASPAKVGWAGLKLSIAAFIVPYMFVYGPALILEGPVLQVAYSLVTAVIGVILLGAAVEGHAYVLGRLNMAQRALLLAAAIVTMLPGAQTDAAGLALVAIAVVLRGRAPGQHAAAARPGRQ
- a CDS encoding TAXI family TRAP transporter solute-binding subunit; the protein is MKAIRIAVLALLVLALAFPAALSAANWNFVIGTSTLGGTYYIFGAPWAKIITDKVPNAVATIQATNGPSANIQLMERGEMKLAYASAAAAYEGWNGLGWANGRKYQRMRALFTTYSSYFEMVTLAKLPINTIRDLEGKRVHMSMPGGTPDIAMRYALETLGIKPKDQLYLQTGNAIDLMKDGKLDVVIFVMGLPTSMILDLQSTHKIRMVDIDPADVDAVTKKYPYFSKGVIPANTYDNQPKDINTFVFWNYAIGDKDLPDDLVYQIVKAVFENKHEFEAATAAGKELAPENIVHSVIPLHPGAVRYYREKGIEIPANLLPPESK
- a CDS encoding DUF4392 domain-containing protein translates to MARVVAEYVDRLVNTEMRVQGGLPRGVTHQLYDAARKKQGEPLTYLAAKTLIDAIKPGDRVIIATGAGVPPWLPKGETDGPTGAASLARALDLGLGAKPIVVAEERCLAPVVAALEAAAITVVDEKMFEERSHVALAIPYPLGEVAGDETARDLMEKFQPKAVITVEKHGPSASGRYHSIMGVGRSPDVVANVKFLVERAMAAGVPTVGIGDGGNEIGFGLIHEDVKRIQKYGAKCQCPCGAGIATVTGADVLVAAAISNWGAYGISAMLAFMLENKRVLQDNETEYRMLDACVRAGAMDGLYTSQCMYVDGTSSATQLALITMLGEIVENGLSSQPRNW
- a CDS encoding Rid family detoxifying hydrolase — its product is MATQQQRTEIMSPSVARSSSPLSQGIRFGNLLFLSGQLGRDPATGKLEAGFEAQARRTMTNLRDLLESAGSSMDMVLKTTVFVTDLARVGELNSIYREFFNNPLPARSCVEVSALAGGAEVEIELIAACPED
- a CDS encoding PAS domain-containing protein encodes the protein MESETRNPVLEALITVARGVAQTFGPSCEVVVHDLSRPKTSVIAVFNDTVTGRKVGEGIRDLVWKVLRSPDFNEDMLVNYRTITPEGKVVKSTTIVIRDSERDVVGAVCINFDLSTFVTAKRFFEDFTRLNDLAPPSDKVVEVANADVLDILGHLISKTIEESAKSVEQMTKEDKMQVVGYLDEKGVFLIRGAVDWVASRLGVSRYTVYSYLEMARAARGMKRGGDREAAEPYEV
- a CDS encoding cell wall-active antibiotics response protein, whose product is MGRPNAFTMVMGIVIAVIGIVLLLNNFGATRIDVGEFIESYWPLILVLWGLSVILQPREERGGGDVGAWIVLIIGLLLLGRTTGFYRFDLRWVWGVFWPVVIILIGLNLLRSSTTRGDTRWGVMSVTELKNDGWELKDGAYVAFMGGVNMDLTVADIPDREVFLDLTAVMGGMDIKAPRDLAIECEGTAVLGGVDFFRESTGGVISSRRFSQRGPEGSPKKVIIRCRAIMGGIEIKGD
- a CDS encoding gamma-glutamyltransferase family protein, with the protein product MGMRGVVATSHPLAAQAGLRMLMSGGNAVDAALAAAAALVVLEPTSNGLGGDAFALVWDGQLYGLNASGRAPMSLSAEGLRSEGYASIPTEGWLPVTVPGAVSAWSALSRRFGTMPLSEVLRPAVEYAERGAPVPPVIAGHWRAAEKRFGTLPDFARAFLPHGRAPAPGEIFSCADLARSLRLIGETGGEAFYRGALADAVASHAERTGGYITREDLASHAPEWVDPISTSYRGYEVFEIPPNGQGLVALIALNILEGYDMGRIPQLSADSLHLVIEALRLALADGHAHIADPRSAPVPIAQLLSKTHAAHRRETIHPRRAGGEACSGLPGPGDTVYLCAADESGVMVSYIQSNYMGFGSGIVVPGTGISLQNRGAGFSLAPGHPNELAPGKRPFHTIIPGFLMYRGTPVAAFGVMGGDMQPQGHVQVVSGIVDHGLNPQSSVDCPRIRVMGGGVVAVESGIGAETARELAQMGHSVRVEAEMAGFGGAQIIWRDPDTGVMIAGSEPRKDGYPAAF